Proteins from a genomic interval of Paenibacillus sp. FSL H8-0048:
- a CDS encoding sugar transferase has protein sequence MIAAIIAVKFSSKGPVLFKQKRPGKNCKIFTVYKFRTMSLETDELGELLPDIQRMTKVGSFLRKTSIDELPQLFNILKGDMSFIGPRPLLVKYLEYYTPEQNRRHEVTPGISGWAQVNGRNTISWQEKFDYDVWYVDHINLKLDMRIFWKTVKNVLIREGVNNSQTDTMPVFTGGNTIES, from the coding sequence ATGATAGCAGCAATTATAGCTGTGAAGTTTAGCTCTAAGGGGCCTGTCTTGTTTAAGCAAAAACGCCCAGGGAAAAACTGCAAAATCTTCACGGTTTATAAGTTTAGGACAATGTCTCTAGAGACGGATGAGCTCGGAGAGCTTTTGCCCGATATTCAAAGAATGACTAAGGTAGGTTCTTTTTTGCGTAAGACGAGCATTGATGAACTGCCCCAATTGTTTAACATTCTTAAGGGGGATATGAGCTTCATTGGGCCCCGTCCTCTGCTAGTCAAATATCTTGAATATTATACACCTGAACAAAATCGTAGACATGAAGTTACACCAGGAATATCAGGGTGGGCTCAAGTGAATGGAAGAAATACAATCAGCTGGCAAGAAAAGTTCGATTATGATGTTTGGTATGTTGATCATATTAATTTAAAGCTCGATATGAGGATTTTCTGGAAAACGGTTAAGAATGTTTTGATTAGAGAAGGAGTTAACAATTCTCAGACAGATACGATGCCAGTCTTTACCGGTGGCAATACAATTGAAAGCTGA
- a CDS encoding acetyltransferase — MNSLGNLLILGAGGHGKVVAETALRTGLWDEIAFLDNDSTLNKVIGIPVIGGFDTYPNHKETYSSAIVAIGNNHSRLTWLTTLEQAGYKIPVIIHPSSILSKFCEIESGTVVLAGVVVNANARIAKGCILNTSSTIDHDCVIGNGVHISPGTNVSGTVTINDFTWLGVGSKIVNNITIGSYVIVAAGAVVINDIPDSVMVAGVPAQIKKCFGDET; from the coding sequence GTGAATTCATTGGGAAACTTATTGATCTTGGGGGCTGGAGGACATGGTAAGGTTGTAGCAGAAACAGCTTTGCGTACTGGTCTATGGGATGAAATAGCTTTTTTAGACAATGATAGTACTCTTAATAAGGTAATAGGGATTCCTGTTATTGGGGGTTTCGATACTTATCCTAACCATAAAGAGACATATTCTAGTGCGATCGTTGCCATTGGGAATAATCACAGTAGATTGACTTGGCTGACTACACTTGAACAAGCAGGCTACAAAATTCCTGTAATAATTCATCCCTCCAGCATATTAAGTAAATTCTGTGAAATTGAGTCCGGTACTGTAGTACTTGCTGGTGTTGTGGTCAATGCAAACGCTAGAATCGCAAAGGGATGCATCCTCAATACTTCAAGTACGATTGATCATGATTGTGTGATTGGGAACGGGGTTCATATTTCTCCTGGCACGAATGTTAGCGGAACAGTTACAATTAATGATTTCACTTGGCTAGGTGTAGGGTCGAAGATCGTAAATAATATCACTATAGGCTCCTATGTGATTGTTGCAGCTGGCGCTGTAGTAATTAATGATATTCCTGATAGTGTAATGGTAGCAGGTGTACCAGCACAAATAAAAAAATGCTTTGGAGATGAAACGTAA
- a CDS encoding DegT/DnrJ/EryC1/StrS family aminotransferase — translation MQERIYLSPPHMSGNEMKYIQEAFDSNWIAPLGTNVDKFEEEICDYVGMEHGLALSSGTAGIHLALKYFGVGPGDYVFCSDLTFAGSCNPILYQYANPVFIDSEPETWNMSPIALEKAFEWAKKENKMPKAVIIVDLYGQSADYDALLPICEHYGVPVIEDAAEALGASYKGKKCGSFGHIGIFSFNGNKIITTSGGGMIVSNDEEAIKKMRFWATQSREPAKHYEHKEVGYNYRISNISAGIGRGQLQALDSFIDNRKFIFEQYKNKLKELPICFMPISDLGNPNYWLTVLTLKENVELNPEYIINKLEMENIESRPLWKPMHLQPIFIDVPMFYHSETECIGNNLFEYGICLPSGSSMTLEQLELVIDTLKDIFESVKQ, via the coding sequence ATGCAGGAGCGTATTTATTTGTCACCTCCACATATGAGTGGAAATGAAATGAAATACATACAGGAGGCATTCGATAGTAACTGGATTGCTCCTTTAGGTACTAACGTTGATAAGTTCGAAGAAGAGATCTGCGACTATGTTGGCATGGAGCATGGGCTTGCCTTGTCATCGGGGACAGCAGGAATTCACCTGGCACTGAAATACTTTGGTGTAGGTCCTGGTGATTATGTGTTCTGTTCAGATTTAACTTTTGCAGGAAGCTGTAATCCGATTCTTTACCAGTATGCGAATCCAGTATTCATTGATTCCGAACCGGAAACTTGGAACATGTCACCCATTGCTTTAGAGAAAGCATTCGAGTGGGCCAAAAAAGAAAATAAAATGCCAAAGGCAGTTATTATAGTAGATTTATATGGTCAAAGTGCAGATTATGATGCATTACTTCCGATCTGTGAGCATTATGGTGTACCAGTCATTGAAGATGCAGCAGAAGCCCTCGGAGCCTCATACAAGGGGAAAAAGTGCGGCTCATTTGGTCACATTGGTATCTTTTCATTTAACGGGAACAAGATTATCACTACCTCTGGCGGTGGAATGATCGTTTCTAACGATGAAGAAGCAATTAAGAAAATGCGTTTCTGGGCCACGCAGTCTAGGGAGCCAGCAAAGCATTATGAGCATAAAGAGGTAGGTTATAATTATAGAATTTCCAATATAAGTGCGGGAATAGGCCGAGGGCAACTCCAGGCTTTGGATAGTTTTATAGATAACCGAAAGTTTATATTCGAACAATATAAAAATAAACTTAAAGAATTACCAATCTGTTTTATGCCAATCTCTGATTTAGGAAATCCTAATTACTGGTTAACAGTGCTGACTCTGAAAGAAAATGTTGAATTGAATCCTGAATATATAATCAATAAATTAGAGATGGAAAATATTGAATCTAGACCATTGTGGAAACCGATGCACCTGCAGCCGATTTTCATAGATGTACCTATGTTCTATCACAGTGAAACAGAGTGTATTGGTAAC